Proteins encoded in a region of the Streptomyces akebiae genome:
- a CDS encoding YdbC family protein, translating to MLVKWIRCTVVDRRGFERGQRKWAGLLGEPGFRGQGGGWSRGRAGVAHIFSFWESRAFYDSFMARSHDRLAASQSGTFKDMQAKLFDHRFDVKTGFEPRFTDADLVRVAHCRVHEERAEHFALMQEKVWNPAMAGSPGMVRGLFGEAPAHEFMILSMWQSAAEHGKYRVERIERLALRAQIEADVAAMTGDIVELEPSWTV from the coding sequence GTGCTGGTCAAGTGGATTCGCTGCACCGTGGTGGACCGCCGCGGTTTCGAGCGGGGGCAGCGAAAGTGGGCGGGGCTACTGGGGGAGCCGGGATTCCGTGGACAGGGCGGGGGTTGGAGCCGGGGGCGGGCCGGTGTGGCGCACATCTTCTCCTTCTGGGAGAGCCGTGCCTTCTACGACTCCTTCATGGCGCGCTCCCACGACCGGCTCGCCGCATCGCAGTCGGGCACCTTCAAGGACATGCAGGCCAAGCTCTTCGACCACCGGTTCGACGTGAAGACCGGTTTCGAGCCGCGCTTCACGGACGCCGATCTGGTGCGGGTGGCGCACTGCCGTGTCCACGAGGAGCGGGCCGAGCACTTCGCGCTGATGCAGGAGAAGGTCTGGAACCCCGCGATGGCGGGCTCTCCGGGCATGGTGCGGGGCCTGTTCGGTGAGGCGCCCGCTCACGAGTTCATGATCCTCTCCATGTGGCAGTCGGCCGCCGAGCACGGGAAGTACCGCGTCGAACGCATCGAACGCCTCGCCCTGAGGGCCCAGATCGAGGCCGATGTCGCCGCCATGACCGGCGACATCGTGGAGCTGGAGCCGAGCTGGACGGTCTGA
- a CDS encoding histidine phosphatase family protein, which produces MARPRRIILVRHGESTGNVDDTVYEREPDHALALTDLGWRQAEETGKRIRDVLGRERVSVYVSPYRRTHETFQAFHLNPEQVRVREEPRLREQDWGNWQDPDEVRLQKAYRDAYGHFFYRFAQGESGADVYDRVGGFLESLFRSFEDPDHPPNVLLVTHGLAMRLFCMRWFHWTVAEFESLSNPGNAEMRMLVLGEDGKYTLDRPFDRWRDPESYGATS; this is translated from the coding sequence ATGGCACGACCACGGCGCATCATCCTTGTCCGACACGGCGAGTCAACGGGCAATGTTGATGACACCGTGTACGAGCGCGAGCCCGACCACGCACTCGCCCTCACCGATCTCGGCTGGCGGCAGGCGGAGGAGACCGGCAAACGCATCCGCGACGTCCTCGGCCGCGAGCGCGTCAGCGTCTATGTCTCCCCTTATCGCCGGACGCACGAGACGTTCCAGGCGTTTCACCTGAACCCCGAGCAGGTGCGTGTGCGCGAGGAGCCGCGGCTGCGCGAGCAGGACTGGGGCAACTGGCAGGACCCGGACGAGGTACGTCTCCAGAAGGCCTACCGGGACGCGTACGGTCACTTCTTCTACCGCTTCGCGCAGGGTGAGTCCGGCGCCGATGTCTACGACCGGGTCGGCGGCTTCCTGGAGAGCCTCTTCCGCAGTTTCGAGGACCCGGACCACCCGCCGAACGTGCTGCTCGTCACCCACGGGCTCGCCATGCGTCTGTTCTGCATGCGCTGGTTCCACTGGACGGTCGCCGAGTTCGAGTCGCTGTCGAACCCCGGGAACGCGGAGATGCGGATGCTCGTTCTCGGGGAGGACGGCAAGTACACGCTCGACCGGCCGTTCGACCGCTGGCGGGACCCGGAGTCGTACGGGGCCACCAGTTAG
- a CDS encoding ADP-ribosylglycohydrolase family protein, with translation MTADSSPHGPLGRALSSLRGLAVGDALGSQYFVPVNYPLLKRRETPPGPWQWTDDTEMACSVVAVLAAHHRIDQDELARAFAEHHDFDRGYGPAVNRLLRLVREGGDWRELASALFNGQGSWGNGAAMRIAPLGAWYADDPEQATHQAEISAYPTHQHREAVVGAMAVAAAAAFAADPAGPPSAGALLDGVIALVPKSAVGAGLRRARDMLDYADADTVAAVLGCGRRTTAHDTVPFALWSAARALGDYERGFWTTAQVGGDVDTTCAIVGGVVASAKAGAPPEAWTRQTEAFPEWLQVG, from the coding sequence ATGACCGCTGACTCCTCTCCTCATGGCCCCCTCGGACGGGCCCTTTCCAGCCTGCGCGGACTCGCGGTGGGTGACGCGCTGGGCTCGCAGTACTTCGTGCCCGTGAACTACCCGCTGCTCAAGCGCCGCGAGACCCCGCCCGGCCCCTGGCAGTGGACCGACGACACCGAGATGGCCTGCTCCGTCGTGGCGGTCCTCGCGGCCCACCACCGGATCGACCAGGACGAACTCGCCCGAGCCTTCGCGGAGCACCACGACTTCGACCGGGGCTACGGGCCCGCGGTCAACCGACTGCTGCGTCTGGTTCGCGAAGGTGGCGACTGGCGTGAGCTGGCCTCCGCGCTCTTCAACGGCCAGGGATCCTGGGGCAACGGCGCGGCCATGCGGATCGCCCCACTGGGCGCGTGGTACGCGGACGACCCCGAGCAGGCCACCCACCAGGCGGAGATCTCGGCCTACCCCACGCACCAGCACCGTGAGGCCGTCGTCGGTGCCATGGCGGTCGCCGCGGCCGCCGCCTTCGCGGCCGATCCCGCCGGCCCGCCGAGCGCCGGAGCGTTGCTCGACGGGGTCATCGCCCTCGTCCCGAAGAGCGCCGTCGGCGCGGGACTGCGACGCGCCCGGGACATGCTCGACTACGCCGACGCGGACACCGTCGCCGCCGTACTGGGCTGCGGACGGCGTACGACGGCGCACGACACGGTGCCGTTCGCGCTCTGGTCGGCGGCACGCGCCCTCGGCGACTACGAGCGGGGTTTCTGGACGACGGCCCAGGTGGGCGGTGACGTCGACACGACCTGCGCCATCGTGGGCGGAGTGGTCGCCTCCGCTAAGGCCGGGGCGCCTCCCGAGGCGTGGACACGGCAGACCGAGGCGTTCCCGGAATGGCTCCAGGTGGGATGA